The following proteins are encoded in a genomic region of Verrucomicrobiota bacterium:
- a CDS encoding AURKAIP1/COX24 domain-containing protein: MGSIKKKRKAKIAKHKRRKRMKLNRHKKRLRYKS, translated from the coding sequence ATGGGATCAATCAAAAAGAAACGCAAAGCCAAGATCGCAAAGCACAAGCGCCGCAAGCGCATGAAGCTGAACCGCCACAAGAAGCGCCTGCGTTATAAGTCC
- the hisG gene encoding ATP phosphoribosyltransferase produces the protein MADPILTFGLPSGSLMEATLSLFKRAGFSISGASRSYRPVVDDPELRLRLLRAQEISRYVEGGFLDCGITGRDWVEENGSDVEVLAELPYSKATANPTRWVIAVPEDSPYKSVKDLEGKRIATEAVGLTQRYLESNGVKAAVEFSWGATEVKVPELVDAIVDITETGSSLRANKLRILETIIESYPVFVAGKAAFADKWKREKMERIALLLVGALTARDKVGLKMNLPRTKLQNLLDALPALRNPTVSPLAQNDWVAVETVIDEKIVREIIPQLKSLGAEGIIEYPLNKVVY, from the coding sequence GGGCGGGCTTCTCCATTTCAGGTGCCAGTCGCTCCTATCGTCCCGTTGTGGATGACCCGGAACTCCGCCTTCGCCTCCTGCGCGCTCAGGAGATCAGTCGCTACGTCGAGGGGGGCTTCCTGGATTGCGGCATCACTGGACGCGACTGGGTCGAAGAAAACGGCTCTGATGTCGAGGTGCTCGCCGAGCTCCCTTACAGCAAGGCCACGGCCAACCCGACCCGCTGGGTGATCGCCGTGCCGGAGGATTCCCCTTACAAGTCGGTCAAGGATCTCGAGGGTAAGCGCATCGCCACCGAGGCCGTCGGACTCACCCAGCGCTATCTGGAGAGCAACGGAGTGAAGGCAGCGGTGGAGTTTTCCTGGGGTGCTACCGAGGTGAAGGTGCCCGAACTTGTCGATGCGATCGTCGATATCACCGAGACCGGTTCCTCCCTCCGCGCCAACAAGCTCCGCATCCTCGAGACCATCATCGAGTCGTACCCTGTCTTTGTGGCGGGGAAGGCCGCCTTTGCCGACAAGTGGAAGAGGGAGAAGATGGAGCGCATCGCTCTCCTGCTCGTCGGGGCGCTGACTGCACGTGATAAGGTCGGCCTGAAGATGAACCTTCCTCGGACAAAGTTGCAAAATCTCCTCGACGCGCTACCCGCTCTCCGCAATCCTACCGTTTCGCCTTTGGCCCAAAACGACTGGGTGGCTGTGGAGACTGTCATCGACGAAAAAATCGTTCGGGAGATCATACCGCAACTGAAGTCACTCGGTGCCGAAGGCATCATCGAATACCCTCTGAACAAAGTCGTCTACTAA